In Ammospiza caudacuta isolate bAmmCau1 chromosome 30, bAmmCau1.pri, whole genome shotgun sequence, one DNA window encodes the following:
- the EFNA1 gene encoding ephrin-A1, with protein MGQPGVPLALLGLGLCWAAAAERHTVFWNSSNPRFLWSDYTVEVRLNDYLDIICPHYEEGSVDPRAMERYTLYLVELEEYQACKPRSKEQIRWECDKPSALHGPEKFSEKFQRFTPFTLGKEFREGHSYYYISKPIHHHGEACLKLKVTVTGKGTPAPPAPASTQKGRIQADDAAAHVLRSVGQNSAMRSSSRPFTFISLLLPLLVPQGL; from the exons ATGGGGCAGCCGGGggtgcccctggccctgctggggctggggctgtgctgggcagcggcGGCCGAGCGGCACACGGTGTTCTGGAACAGCTCCAACCCCCG GTTTCTGTGGAGTGACTACACGGTGGAGGTTCGTCTCAATGATTACCTGGACATTATCTGCCCTCACTACGAGGAGGGCAGCGTGGACCCGCGGGCCATGGAGCGCTACACGCTCTACCTGGTGGAGCTGGAGGAGTACCAGGCCTGCAAGCCCCGCTCCAAGGAGCAGATCCGCTGGGAGTGCGACAAGCCCAGCGCCCTGCACGGCCCCGAGAAGTTCTCTGAGAAGTTCCAGCGCTTCACTCCCTTCACGCTGGGCAAGGAGTTCAGGGAGGGACACAGCTACTATTACATCT CCAAACCCATCCACCACCACGGCGAAGCCTGCCTGAAGCTGAAGGTGACGGTGACAGGCAAAGGCA CTCCGGCACCGCCTGCACCAGCCTCGACGCAGAAGGGGAGGATCCAGGCAG ACGATGCAGCTGCACACGTGCTGAGGAGCGTGGGGCAGAACTCGGCCATGCGCAGCAGCAGCCGCCCCTTCACCTTCatcagcctcctcctgcccctcctggtgccgcaggggctctga
- the SLC50A1 gene encoding sugar transporter SWEET1 produces the protein MVLSVLAGLCLAATLAMFATGLSDLRQMLATKSVENIQFLPFLTTDANNLSWLGYGCLKGDSTVITVNAIGAALQTLYILVYLYYSPAKRPVLLQVLLLLAVVVTGCGYFTILVDAGTRLAHLGLFCSVFTISMYLSPLADLAKVIRSKSTRCLSFPLTVTTLVASSSWTLYGLQLHDPYITVPNVPGIVTSLVRFWLFQRYRPEQDKPYSPLPA, from the exons ATGGTGCTGTCGGTGCTCGCCGGCCTCTGCCTGGCCGCCACGCTCGCCATGTTCGCCACCGGCCT GTCTGACCTGCGCCAGATGTTGGCGACCAAAAGTGTGGAGAACATCCAGTTCCTGCCCTTCCTCACCACCGATGCCAA caacTTGAGCTGGCTGGGCTATGGCTGCCTGAAGGGGGACAGCACAGTGATCACCGTCAACGCCAtcggggcagctctgcagacccTCTACATCCTGGTGTATCTCTACTACAGCCCTGCCAAG cGCCCCGTGCTGCTTCaagtcctgctgctcctggctgtggtgGTGACCGGCTGTGGCTACTTCACCATCCTGGTTGACGCAGGGACAcgcctggcacacctggggctctTCTGCAGCGTCTTCACCATCAGCATGTACCTCTCACCACTGGCTGACCTG GCCAAGGTTATCCGGAGCAAGTCGACGCGGTGCCTGTCCTTTCCCCTGACTGTCACCACCCTCGTggcctccagcagctggacacTCTATGGCCTGCAGCTCCACGATCCCTACATCACA GTCCCCAACGTGCCAGGGATCGTCACCAGCCTCGTGCGGTTCTGGCTCTTCCAGCGGTACCGACCAGAGCAGGACAAGCCCTACAGCCCCCTGCCTGCCTGA
- the DPM3 gene encoding dolichol-phosphate mannosyltransferase subunit 3 — translation MTKLAQWLCGLALLGSAWAALALAPPGLQPPGPLRQALLPLPVYLLVAFGCYSLATVGYRLATFNDCEEAAAELQEHIRAARADLRRRGLRLGAE, via the coding sequence ATGACCAAGCTGGCCCAGTGGCTCTGCGGactggccctgctgggctcgGCCTGGGCCGCGCTGGCTCTGGCCCCGCCGGGGCTGCAGCCGCCGGGCCCGCTCCGCCAggcgctgctgccgctgcccgtCTACCTGCTCGTGGCCTTCGGCTGCTACTCGCTGGCCACCGTGGGCTACCGCCTGGCCACCTTCAATGACTGCGAGGAGGCGGCGGCcgagctgcaggagcacatcAGGGCGGCCAGGGCGGACCTGCGGCGGCGGGGGCTGCGCCTGGGAGCCGAATAA